One part of the Panthera leo isolate Ple1 chromosome D4, P.leo_Ple1_pat1.1, whole genome shotgun sequence genome encodes these proteins:
- the LINGO2 gene encoding leucine-rich repeat and immunoglobulin-like domain-containing nogo receptor-interacting protein 2, whose product MLHTAISCWQPFLGLAVVLLFMGSTIGCPARCECSAQNKSVSCHRRRLIAIPEGIPIETKILDLSKNRLKSVNPEEFISYPLLEEIDLSDNIIANVEPGAFNNLFNLRSLRLKGNRLKLVPLGVFTGLSNLTKLDISENKIVILLDYMFQDLHNLKFLEVGDNDLVYISHRAFSGLLSLEQLTLEKCNLTAVPTEALSHLRSLISLHLKHLNINNMPVYAFKRLFHLKHLEIDYWPLLDMMPANSLYGLNLTSLSITNTNLSTVPFLAFKHLVYLTHLNLSYNPISTIEAGMFSDLIRLQELHIVGAQLRTIEPHSFQGLRFLRVLNVSQNLLETLEENVFSSPRALEVLSINNNPLACDCRLLWILQRHPTLQFGGQQPMCAGPDTIRERSFKDFHSTALSFYFTCKKPKIREKKLQHLLVDEGQTVQLECNADGDPQPVISWVTPRRRFITTKSNGRATVLGDGTLEIRFAQDQDSGMYVCIASNAAGNDTFTASLTVKGFTSDRFLYANRTPMYMTDSNDTISNGTNVNTFSLDLKTILVSTAMGCFTFLGVVLFCFLLLFVWSRGKGKHKNSIDLEYVPRKNNGAVVEGEVAGPRRFNMKMI is encoded by the coding sequence ATGCTTCACACCGCCATATCATGTTGGCAGCCATTCCTGGGTCTGGCTGTGGTGTTACTCTTCATGGGATCCACCATCGGCTGCCCTGCTCGCTGTGAGTGCTCCGCCCAGAACAAATCTGTTAGCTGCCACAGAAGGCGGCTGATCGCCATCCCAGAGGGCATTCCCATCGAGACCAAAATCTTGGACCTTAGCAAGAACAGGCTGAAAAGTGTCAACCCTGAGGAATTCATATCATATCCTCTGCTGGAGGAGATAGACTTGAGTGACAATATCATCGCCAATGTGGAGCCAGGAGCATTTAACAATCTCTTTAACCTTCGTTCCCTCCGCCTAAAAGGCAATCGCCTGAAACTGGTCCCTTTGGGAGTATTCACGGGGCTATCCAACCTCACCAAGCTGGACATTAGTGAGAATAAGATTGTCATTTTACTGGACTACATGTTCCAAGACCTTCATAACCTGAAGTTTCTAGAAGTGGGGGACAATGATTTGGTTTACATATCACACAGGGCCTTCAGTGGGCTGCTGAGCTTGGAGCAGCTCACCCTGGAGAAATGCAACCTAACAGCAGTACCAACAGAAGCCCTCTCCCACCTCCGCAGCCTCATCAGCCTGCATCTGAAGCATCTCAATATCAACAATATGCCCGTGTATGCCTTTAAAAGATTGTTCCACCTGAAACATCTAGAGATTGACTATTGGCCTTTACTGGATATGATGCCTGCCAATAGCCTCTATGGTCTTAACCTCACATCCCTCTCCATCACCAATACCAACCTGTCCACTGTTCCCTTCCTTGCCTTTAAACACCTGGTATATCTGACCCATCTTAACCTCTCCTACAATCCCATCAGCACTATCGAAGCAGGCATGTTTTCTGACCTGATCCGCCTTCAGGAGCTCCATATCGTGGGGGCCCAGCTCCGCACCATTGAGCCTCACTCCTTCCAAGGGCTCCGCTTCCTTCGTGTGCTCAACGTGTCTCAGAACCTACTGGAAACTTTGGAAGAGAATGTCTTCTCCTCCCCTAGGGCTTTGGAGGTCCTGAGCATCAATAACAACCCGCTGGCCTGTGACTGCCGTCTCCTCTGGATCCTGCAGCGGCATCCCACTCTGCAATTTGGCGGCCAGCAGCCCATGTGTGCTGGTCCAGACACCATCCGTGAGAGATCCTTCAAGGATTTCCACAGCACTgccctttctttttactttacctgcaaaaaacccaaaatccGTGAAAAGAAGTTGCAGCATCTGCTAGTGGATGAAGGGCAGACGGTCCAGCTAGAATGCAATGCTGATGGAGACCCTCAGCCTGTGATTTCCTGGGTGACCCCTCGAAGGCGTTTTATCACCACCAAGTCCAATGGAAGAGCCACCGTGTTGGGCGACGGCACCTTGGAAATCCGTTTTGCCCAGGATCAAGACAGTGGGATGTATGTTTGCATCGCTAGCAACGCCGCTGGGAACGACACCTTCACAGCCTCTTTAACGGTGAAAGGATTCACTTCAGATCGCTTCCTTTATGCCAACAGGACCCCTATGTACATGACTGACTCCAATGACACCATTTCCAATGGCACCAATGTCAATACCTTTTCCCTGGACCTTAAAACAATACTGGTATCTACAGCCATGGGCTGTTTCACATTCCTGGgagtggttttattttgttttctcctcctttttgtGTGGAGCCGAGGGAAAGGCAAGCACAAAAACAGCATTGACCTTGAGTATGTACCCCGAAAAAACAATGGTGCTGTTGTGGAAGGGGAGGTGGCTGGACCCAGGAGGTTCAACATGAAAATGATTTGA